The proteins below come from a single Seriola aureovittata isolate HTS-2021-v1 ecotype China chromosome 23, ASM2101889v1, whole genome shotgun sequence genomic window:
- the LOC130164337 gene encoding Fc receptor-like B isoform X1: MEGTCLLCLLSLTSLLCCTSDSAGLTVSPSSSQLFEGDSVSLSCEEDDSSAGWRLRRNTTRETRTQCGADWGRSAGSSCNISYTFPWHSGVYWCESREGATSNSISITVTGGAVILQSPVLPVMEGHDVTLHCKTKTPPSNLPAAFYKDGSLITETTGHMTIHHVDKSDEGLYSCDIRGHGESPRSWITVTERPTTTAPPTYTAPPPPVFFLIRYLVVFSPYFISTGIMVSLYRQRPTGNHLPVSVVMTPPSQAEQGLDEDYDDVISDVTTEHHF; this comes from the exons ATGGAGGGAACATGTCTGCTGTGTCTGCTCT CTCTGACCTCCCTGCTGTGCTGCACCTCAGACTCAG cTGGTCTGACGGTGAGTCCCAGCAGCTCTCAGCTGTTTGAAGgagactctgtctctctgagctgtgagGAGGACGACAGCTCTGCTGgatggaggctgaggaggaacaCCACCAGAGAAACCAGGACTCAGTGTGGAGCTGACTGGGGAAGATCAGCTGGTTCTTCCTGTAACATCAGCTACACCTTCCCATGGCACAGTGGAGTTTACTGGTGTGAGTCCAGAGAGGGAGCAACCAgtaacagcatcagcatcactgtcactg gtgGAGCAGTGATCCTGCAGAGTCCTGTCCTCCCTGTGATGGAGGGACATGATGTCactctgcactgtaaaacaaagaccCCTCCCTCCAACCTCCCAGCTGCTTTCTATAAAGATGGCTCCCTCATCACAGAGActacaggtcacatgaccatccACCATGTTGACAAGTCTGATGAAGGCCTCTacagctgtgacatcagaggTCATGGAGAGTCTCCACGCAGCTGGATCACTGTCACAG AGAGACCTACAACGACAGCCCCGCCCACTTAtacagccccgccccctcctgTGTTCTTCCTGATCCGCTACCTGGTGGTGTTCAGTCCATACTTCATCTCCACTGGCATCATGGTGTCTTTATATAGACAGAGACCTACAG GAAATCACCTGCCCGTCTCCGTGGTGATGACCCCGCCCAGCCAGGCTGAGCAGGGATTGGATGAGGACTACGATGATGTCATCTCTGATGTCACCACAGAGCATCACTTCTGA
- the LOC130164337 gene encoding uncharacterized protein LOC130164337 isoform X2, producing the protein MEGTCLLCLLSGLTVSPSSSQLFEGDSVSLSCEEDDSSAGWRLRRNTTRETRTQCGADWGRSAGSSCNISYTFPWHSGVYWCESREGATSNSISITVTGGAVILQSPVLPVMEGHDVTLHCKTKTPPSNLPAAFYKDGSLITETTGHMTIHHVDKSDEGLYSCDIRGHGESPRSWITVTERPTTTAPPTYTAPPPPVFFLIRYLVVFSPYFISTGIMVSLYRQRPTGNHLPVSVVMTPPSQAEQGLDEDYDDVISDVTTEHHF; encoded by the exons ATGGAGGGAACATGTCTGCTGTGTCTGCTCT cTGGTCTGACGGTGAGTCCCAGCAGCTCTCAGCTGTTTGAAGgagactctgtctctctgagctgtgagGAGGACGACAGCTCTGCTGgatggaggctgaggaggaacaCCACCAGAGAAACCAGGACTCAGTGTGGAGCTGACTGGGGAAGATCAGCTGGTTCTTCCTGTAACATCAGCTACACCTTCCCATGGCACAGTGGAGTTTACTGGTGTGAGTCCAGAGAGGGAGCAACCAgtaacagcatcagcatcactgtcactg gtgGAGCAGTGATCCTGCAGAGTCCTGTCCTCCCTGTGATGGAGGGACATGATGTCactctgcactgtaaaacaaagaccCCTCCCTCCAACCTCCCAGCTGCTTTCTATAAAGATGGCTCCCTCATCACAGAGActacaggtcacatgaccatccACCATGTTGACAAGTCTGATGAAGGCCTCTacagctgtgacatcagaggTCATGGAGAGTCTCCACGCAGCTGGATCACTGTCACAG AGAGACCTACAACGACAGCCCCGCCCACTTAtacagccccgccccctcctgTGTTCTTCCTGATCCGCTACCTGGTGGTGTTCAGTCCATACTTCATCTCCACTGGCATCATGGTGTCTTTATATAGACAGAGACCTACAG GAAATCACCTGCCCGTCTCCGTGGTGATGACCCCGCCCAGCCAGGCTGAGCAGGGATTGGATGAGGACTACGATGATGTCATCTCTGATGTCACCACAGAGCATCACTTCTGA